From the Roseateles sp. XES5 genome, one window contains:
- a CDS encoding cupin domain-containing protein — protein sequence MPQFRARPPAVSTVLLDDAVVRVTRWDFEPGADTGHHVHGLGYVVVPMTDCEFLIEEETGDRRVSTKAGAVYRREAGVAHNVVNGGDAPMSFIEIEYK from the coding sequence ATGCCCCAGTTCCGCGCCCGCCCGCCCGCCGTGTCCACCGTTCTCCTCGATGATGCCGTGGTGCGCGTCACGCGCTGGGATTTCGAACCGGGGGCCGATACGGGCCATCATGTGCACGGGCTCGGCTATGTCGTGGTGCCGATGACGGATTGCGAATTCCTCATCGAGGAGGAGACGGGCGACCGGCGCGTGTCCACCAAGGCGGGCGCCGTCTACCGGCGCGAGGCGGGCGTTGCGCATAATGTGGTCAATGGCGGCGATGCGCCGATGAGCTTCATCGAGATCGAGTACAAGTGA
- the ppdK gene encoding pyruvate, phosphate dikinase: protein MEKWVYTFGGGRAEGSAGDRNLLGGKGANLAEMCNLGLPVPPGITIVTSACNHYYENGRVLPAGLKDEVRAGLRQMEAITGRIFGDMSKPLLLSVRSGARASMPGMMDTVLNLGLNDRTVEALGHDAGDARFAWDSYRRFIQMYGDVVMGLDHEVFEEILEDEKGRLGHEQDTELSAVEWQHVIARYKEVIQEELGEEFPQDPEVQLWGAIGAVFASWMNARAVTYRTLHNIPAVWGTAVNVQAMVFGNLGNSSATGVAFTRNPSTGENKLYGEFLVNAQGEDVVAGIRTPQNITEEARIGSGSDRPSLEKLMPEAFAEFRGICDRLEQHYRDMQDLEFTIERGTLWMLQTRSGKRTAKAALKIAVDMATEGLISEGEAVARIDPASLDQLLHPTIDPRARRDVIGSGLPASPGAATGEIVFTSEEAVKAEEEGRKVILVRIETSPEDIHGMHAAEGILTTRGGMTSHAAVVARGMGTPCVSGAGTLRVDLRNELLVAHGVTLRKGDVITIDGSSGQVLKGEIPMLQPELSGDFGRIMEWADRTRRMKVRTNAETPADARAARSFGAEGIGLCRTEHMFFEGSRINVMREMILAEDEAGRKAALAKLLPMQRSDFVELFEIMHGLPVTIRLLDPPLHEFLPKTDEEIAEVAAALSIDETVLRRRVDTLHEFNPMLGHRGCRLAISYPEIAEMQARAIFEAAVEAARKTGAAVEPEIMVPLVGLKAELDYVKARIEAVAKAVIAESGVAIDYLTGTMIELPRAALRAHVIAESAEFFSFGTNDLTQTTFGISRDDASAFLSTYIQKGIVEQDPFVQLDFDGVGELIRIAAERGRRTRNDLKLGICGEHGGDPASIHFCEEAGLDYVSCSPFRVPIARLAAAQAAFSGKA from the coding sequence ATGGAGAAGTGGGTTTACACCTTCGGGGGAGGCCGTGCCGAAGGAAGCGCGGGCGATCGCAATCTGCTCGGCGGCAAGGGCGCGAACCTTGCCGAAATGTGCAATCTCGGCCTGCCGGTGCCGCCCGGCATCACCATCGTCACCTCCGCCTGCAACCACTATTACGAGAATGGCCGGGTGCTTCCGGCCGGCCTGAAGGACGAGGTCCGCGCGGGCCTGCGCCAGATGGAGGCCATCACCGGCCGCATCTTCGGCGACATGAGCAAGCCACTGCTGCTTTCCGTGCGCTCCGGCGCGCGCGCCTCGATGCCCGGCATGATGGACACGGTGCTGAACCTCGGCCTCAACGACCGCACGGTCGAAGCGCTCGGCCACGATGCCGGCGATGCGCGCTTTGCCTGGGACAGCTACCGCCGCTTCATCCAGATGTATGGCGACGTCGTCATGGGCCTCGACCATGAGGTCTTCGAGGAGATCCTGGAAGACGAGAAGGGCCGGCTCGGCCATGAGCAGGACACCGAACTGTCGGCGGTCGAGTGGCAGCACGTCATCGCCCGCTACAAGGAAGTCATCCAGGAAGAGCTTGGCGAGGAATTCCCGCAGGATCCGGAAGTCCAGCTCTGGGGCGCCATCGGCGCCGTCTTCGCAAGCTGGATGAATGCCCGCGCCGTCACCTACCGCACGCTGCACAACATTCCCGCCGTCTGGGGCACCGCCGTCAACGTCCAGGCCATGGTCTTCGGCAATCTCGGCAATTCCTCGGCCACGGGCGTCGCCTTCACGCGCAACCCCTCGACGGGCGAGAACAAGCTTTACGGCGAGTTCCTCGTCAATGCGCAGGGCGAGGACGTCGTCGCCGGCATCCGCACGCCGCAGAACATCACCGAGGAGGCGCGCATCGGCTCGGGCTCCGACCGGCCGTCGCTGGAAAAGCTGATGCCGGAGGCCTTCGCCGAATTCCGCGGCATCTGCGACCGGCTGGAGCAGCACTACCGCGACATGCAGGACCTCGAATTCACCATCGAGCGCGGCACGCTCTGGATGCTGCAGACCCGATCGGGCAAGCGCACCGCCAAGGCCGCGCTGAAGATTGCCGTCGACATGGCGACGGAAGGCCTGATCAGCGAGGGCGAGGCCGTCGCGCGGATCGATCCCGCCTCGCTCGACCAGCTGCTGCACCCGACCATCGACCCGCGCGCGCGGCGCGACGTCATCGGCTCCGGCCTGCCGGCCTCGCCGGGCGCCGCGACGGGCGAGATCGTCTTCACGTCGGAAGAGGCCGTGAAGGCGGAGGAGGAGGGCCGCAAGGTCATTCTCGTGCGCATCGAGACGAGCCCGGAAGACATTCACGGCATGCACGCCGCCGAAGGCATCCTGACGACGCGCGGCGGCATGACCAGCCACGCGGCGGTCGTCGCGCGCGGCATGGGTACGCCTTGCGTTTCCGGCGCGGGCACGCTGCGCGTCGATCTGCGCAACGAATTGCTGGTCGCCCATGGCGTGACGCTGCGCAAGGGCGACGTCATCACTATCGACGGCTCTTCCGGCCAGGTGCTGAAGGGCGAAATCCCCATGCTCCAGCCCGAACTGTCGGGCGATTTCGGCCGCATCATGGAATGGGCGGACCGCACGCGCCGCATGAAGGTGCGCACCAATGCCGAGACGCCGGCGGATGCGCGCGCCGCGCGCTCCTTCGGCGCGGAAGGCATCGGCCTCTGCCGCACCGAGCACATGTTCTTCGAGGGCAGCCGCATCAATGTGATGCGCGAGATGATCCTGGCGGAAGACGAAGCCGGCCGGAAGGCGGCGCTCGCCAAGCTGCTGCCCATGCAGCGCTCCGACTTCGTCGAGCTTTTCGAGATCATGCACGGCCTGCCCGTGACGATCCGCCTGCTCGATCCGCCGCTGCATGAATTCCTGCCGAAGACGGACGAAGAGATCGCCGAGGTCGCGGCCGCGCTTTCCATCGACGAGACGGTGCTGCGCCGCCGGGTCGATACGCTGCACGAGTTCAACCCCATGCTCGGCCATCGCGGCTGCCGCCTCGCCATCTCCTATCCGGAGATCGCCGAAATGCAGGCGCGCGCCATTTTCGAGGCGGCCGTGGAAGCCGCCAGGAAGACCGGCGCCGCGGTCGAGCCCGAGATCATGGTGCCGCTTGTCGGCCTCAAGGCGGAGCTGGATTATGTGAAGGCGCGCATCGAGGCGGTGGCCAAGGCGGTCATCGCCGAAAGCGGCGTCGCCATCGACTATCTCACCGGCACGATGATCGAGCTGCCGCGCGCCGCGCTGCGCGCCCATGTCATCGCCGAATCGGCCGAATTCTTCTCCTTCGGCACCAACGACCTGACGCAGACCACCTTCGGCATTTCGCGCGACGACGCCTCGGCGTTCCTGTCGACCTATATCCAGAAGGGCATCGTCGAGCAGGATCCGTTCGTCCAGCTCGATTTCGACGGCGTGGGGGAACTCATCCGCATCGCCGCCGAGCGCGGCCGGCGCACGCGCAACGACCTGAAGCTCGGCATCTGCGGCGAACATGGCGGCGACCCGGCCTCGATCCATTTCTGCGAGGAGGCAGGGCTGGACTACGTGTCCTGCTCGCCCTTCCGCGTGCCGATCGCGCGCCTTGCGGCGGCGCAGGCGGCCTTCAGCGGCAAGGCCTGA
- a CDS encoding GSCFA domain-containing protein, with product MASPYDKLPSIAFWRKSVSSIPAFAFDPVSNPTFKILPEDVIATAGSCFAQHLSKALNREGYNYLIADEGQDKEVPDDSYGVFSARYGNVYTVRQLLQLFQRAFGSRNFDLPVWKNRNDQVVDPFRPQVQFGGFASQEDMLADRERHLSAVRGIFRDMNVLIFTLGLTEGWIHRQSGAVLPIAPGVSGGDWNPEEYEFVNFSVAQVSADLTDVLSSIRNINPSCRVILTVSPVPLIATYSGSHVAPATTLSKSVLRVAAEEVSAAMPGVDYFPSYEIITSAAAGGRYFEDDLRNIRAEGVAHVMRVFFHHYVRQNEDGPVPVASESSEILVDRAARMMKVVCDEEAIEEQLAHI from the coding sequence ATGGCAAGCCCGTACGATAAACTTCCCAGCATCGCATTCTGGCGCAAATCCGTTTCCTCCATTCCAGCCTTTGCTTTTGATCCGGTTTCGAACCCCACCTTTAAAATTCTCCCGGAGGACGTCATCGCGACAGCGGGAAGCTGCTTTGCCCAACATCTTTCCAAGGCATTGAATCGTGAAGGATATAATTACCTGATCGCTGACGAGGGGCAGGACAAGGAAGTGCCCGACGACAGCTACGGAGTCTTTTCCGCGCGATACGGGAATGTTTATACCGTGCGGCAGCTTTTGCAGCTTTTTCAGCGCGCGTTCGGCAGTCGAAATTTCGACCTTCCTGTCTGGAAAAACCGCAACGATCAGGTGGTCGATCCATTTCGCCCACAGGTGCAGTTCGGGGGGTTCGCTTCGCAAGAAGATATGCTTGCCGACCGCGAAAGGCATCTTTCTGCCGTACGCGGAATATTTCGCGACATGAACGTGCTGATTTTTACCCTTGGCCTGACGGAAGGATGGATCCATCGCCAATCCGGCGCGGTGCTGCCAATAGCTCCAGGGGTTTCTGGAGGCGATTGGAATCCAGAAGAATATGAATTTGTAAACTTCTCCGTCGCGCAAGTCTCAGCCGACCTTACTGACGTATTGTCCAGTATTCGCAATATTAACCCCTCGTGCCGCGTCATCCTAACGGTTTCTCCAGTCCCCCTGATTGCAACCTATTCGGGTAGTCACGTTGCCCCGGCGACGACGCTGAGCAAGTCTGTGCTACGGGTCGCAGCCGAAGAAGTGTCCGCGGCTATGCCTGGCGTCGACTACTTTCCTTCCTACGAAATCATCACATCAGCTGCCGCAGGTGGTCGGTATTTTGAGGACGACTTGCGAAACATCCGTGCCGAAGGCGTTGCTCATGTTATGCGGGTGTTCTTTCATCACTATGTCCGACAGAACGAGGACGGGCCTGTTCCAGTAGCTTCTGAAAGCTCCGAGATCTTGGTCGACCGCGCTGCGCGGATGATGAAGGTCGTCTGCGATGAGGAAGCTATTGAGGAGCAGCTCGCGCACATTTGA
- a CDS encoding MBL fold metallo-hydrolase, translating to MTASVSDEKDDSPHFNLEFRPAHGEAVPVAARVQRITVNNPGPFTFHGTNSYIVGDRSVAVIDPGPEDEAHFRALMAALAGREVTHIAVSHTHRDHSPLARRLKAETGAIIVAEGPHRAARPLYAGEQNPFAESSDTDFVPDIALGHGETLAGDGWALTALLTPGHTANHAAFALDGPDGIVFSADHVMAWATTIVAPPDGAMADYMASLERLLERDDRLYFPGHGGPVVEPASFLRGLRTHRRMRERAVRERVRAGDRLIADMVKVIYRETDPRLHGAAALSVLAHLEDLVGRGEVATEGPPSLKGLYFPAPGF from the coding sequence GTGACCGCATCCGTGAGCGACGAGAAGGACGACAGCCCGCATTTCAACCTCGAGTTCCGCCCCGCCCATGGCGAGGCCGTGCCCGTGGCCGCGCGCGTGCAGCGCATCACGGTCAACAATCCCGGTCCCTTCACCTTCCACGGCACCAACAGCTATATCGTCGGCGACCGCTCTGTGGCGGTGATCGATCCCGGGCCGGAGGACGAGGCGCATTTCCGCGCGCTGATGGCCGCGCTCGCGGGCCGCGAGGTCACGCATATCGCCGTCAGCCACACCCATCGCGATCACTCGCCGCTCGCCCGCCGGCTGAAGGCGGAGACGGGCGCGATCATCGTCGCCGAAGGCCCGCACCGGGCCGCGCGGCCGCTCTATGCCGGCGAGCAGAACCCCTTCGCCGAAAGCTCGGATACGGATTTCGTGCCCGATATCGCGCTTGGCCATGGCGAGACGCTGGCCGGCGACGGCTGGGCGCTGACGGCGCTGCTGACGCCCGGCCACACCGCCAACCATGCGGCCTTCGCGCTCGACGGGCCTGACGGCATCGTCTTTTCCGCCGACCATGTCATGGCCTGGGCGACGACCATCGTCGCCCCGCCCGATGGCGCGATGGCGGATTACATGGCCTCGCTGGAACGGCTGCTGGAGCGGGACGACCGCCTCTATTTCCCCGGCCATGGCGGGCCGGTGGTCGAGCCCGCCTCGTTCCTGCGCGGGCTGCGCACCCACCGGCGCATGCGCGAGCGGGCGGTGCGCGAGCGCGTGCGCGCCGGAGACCGGCTGATCGCCGACATGGTGAAGGTGATCTACCGCGAGACCGATCCGCGCCTGCATGGCGCGGCGGCGCTGTCCGTGCTGGCGCATCTGGAAGATCTTGTCGGGCGCGGCGAGGTTGCCACCGAGGGACCGCCTTCGCTGAAGGGGCTCTATTTTCCCGCGCCGGGGTTTTAG
- a CDS encoding patatin-like phospholipase family protein, producing the protein MADDVVAGADPRDEDQGAGVSNTPRDAGRKVQPQNFNTVFLEERREVAGASALETTAIRRKAEPIETGLALSGGGIRSAAFSLGVLQALKVRKVFDRIDFLSTVSGGGYTGAALVAGIKRGNGDFPFGMDDSTDRLGMGANEIGDNGDVRALRDKSRYLMPTGKFDLIVSLGIILRGLAVNAVMVAAAIFLAAAVTLFFNPTKASLQVSWINALLERTPFKGMLDLGPSLVLTKLLAIVLLLWLIGWALVRSAARSESDQSDPGSKGARRTGIFLLVILAVFLCEVQVPIVDRLVAWREGGGIFKGWFSFQTSVFTLVTGNVMLAFFWRKLVGYIQAADKNGPWRARFDKLVSGLALVLLAAALPLLIYVLYLWVTVLALARNGCDIPAVFVAVQDCLGAVWFLLPPLWIMLAIAHWSAKVGPVGETLLNGAWWKGGGWRQEDSRSTVAASLFLLILAVHLAGWLALHTGTADLGIYRIATDYLALFMVLFLVGSLFTENANSLHRLYRDRLNFAFNLGNGEKSYRLTDLATVTKDGVEQPLRPQLIINAAVNIQHSEHNKRARDADFFTFTPRHVGSEVTQYVSTEDYQKAEPSLDLATAVAISGAAVSSAMGRAGIALIAPTLALLNIRLAYWLRNPNRLVVGGDQRKVSAGDWRLPYLFFEMFKLLDEKSPKVYVSDGGHIDNLGLYQLLKRRCDVIVVSDAEADPAMTFASFVDVERFARIDLGIRMEVPVATIREAVLKRQAELKKADVLSYRAPAHAHAVIGKISYPALYEDKRLLKPAKEGVLLYIKASMTGDESTYVLDYEKRYPRFPHESTGDQFFSEEQFEAYRALGFHATSHGLKDTVGKPQYDSLRNKLQDMLDDGAKEQN; encoded by the coding sequence ATGGCGGACGATGTCGTTGCTGGTGCCGATCCACGGGACGAAGACCAGGGCGCAGGGGTTTCGAACACGCCCCGGGACGCCGGCCGCAAGGTTCAGCCGCAGAATTTCAACACTGTCTTCCTGGAAGAGCGCCGGGAGGTTGCCGGGGCCTCCGCGCTGGAGACGACGGCGATCCGGCGAAAGGCCGAACCGATCGAGACGGGCCTTGCGCTTTCGGGCGGCGGCATCCGCTCGGCGGCCTTCAGCCTTGGCGTGCTGCAGGCCCTCAAGGTGCGCAAGGTGTTCGACAGGATCGACTTTCTCTCGACCGTATCGGGCGGCGGCTATACCGGCGCGGCGCTGGTCGCGGGCATCAAGCGCGGAAACGGCGACTTCCCCTTCGGCATGGACGACAGCACGGACCGCCTCGGCATGGGGGCGAACGAGATCGGCGACAACGGCGATGTGCGCGCGCTGCGCGACAAGAGCCGCTACCTGATGCCGACAGGCAAGTTCGATCTCATCGTCTCGCTCGGGATCATCCTGCGGGGGCTTGCGGTCAACGCCGTCATGGTGGCCGCCGCGATCTTCCTTGCCGCCGCCGTCACGCTGTTCTTCAACCCGACCAAGGCGTCGCTTCAGGTGTCCTGGATCAATGCCCTCCTCGAGCGAACGCCGTTCAAGGGCATGCTCGATCTTGGACCCTCGCTGGTGCTGACGAAGCTGCTCGCCATCGTGCTTCTGCTCTGGCTCATCGGGTGGGCGCTGGTGCGGTCGGCCGCGCGCAGCGAAAGCGACCAATCGGACCCGGGATCCAAAGGGGCGAGGCGGACGGGGATTTTCCTGCTGGTGATCCTTGCGGTCTTCCTGTGCGAGGTGCAGGTGCCCATCGTCGACCGGCTGGTGGCTTGGCGGGAAGGCGGCGGCATCTTCAAGGGATGGTTCTCGTTCCAGACCTCGGTGTTCACGCTCGTCACCGGCAATGTCATGCTCGCCTTCTTCTGGCGCAAGCTCGTCGGCTACATCCAGGCGGCCGACAAGAACGGTCCGTGGCGCGCCCGCTTCGACAAGCTCGTCAGCGGCCTCGCGCTCGTGCTTCTCGCCGCCGCGCTGCCGCTGCTGATCTATGTGCTCTATCTCTGGGTGACCGTGCTCGCGCTCGCCAGGAACGGCTGCGATATTCCCGCCGTCTTCGTCGCCGTGCAGGATTGCCTCGGCGCCGTCTGGTTCCTGCTGCCGCCGCTGTGGATCATGCTGGCCATCGCCCATTGGTCGGCGAAGGTCGGGCCTGTCGGCGAGACGCTGCTGAATGGAGCCTGGTGGAAGGGCGGCGGTTGGCGGCAGGAGGACAGCCGTTCGACCGTCGCGGCTTCTCTCTTCCTGCTGATCCTTGCCGTGCATCTTGCCGGATGGCTCGCGCTCCACACCGGCACCGCAGACCTCGGCATCTACCGGATCGCCACGGACTATCTGGCGCTCTTCATGGTGCTGTTCCTTGTGGGCAGCCTCTTCACGGAAAACGCCAACTCGCTCCATCGCCTCTATCGCGACCGGCTGAACTTCGCCTTCAACCTTGGAAACGGCGAGAAGAGCTACCGCCTCACGGATCTCGCGACGGTGACGAAGGACGGCGTCGAGCAGCCGCTGCGCCCGCAGCTCATCATCAACGCCGCCGTCAACATCCAGCATTCCGAGCATAACAAGCGGGCGCGCGACGCGGACTTCTTCACCTTCACGCCGCGCCATGTCGGCTCCGAGGTCACGCAATACGTGTCGACGGAGGACTATCAGAAGGCGGAACCGTCGCTGGATCTTGCGACGGCCGTCGCGATCTCGGGCGCGGCCGTCTCCTCCGCCATGGGCCGGGCGGGCATCGCCCTCATCGCGCCGACGCTCGCCCTGCTCAACATCCGTCTTGCCTACTGGCTGCGCAATCCGAACCGCCTCGTGGTCGGCGGCGACCAGCGCAAGGTCTCGGCGGGGGACTGGCGGCTTCCCTATCTCTTCTTCGAGATGTTCAAGCTGCTCGACGAGAAATCGCCGAAGGTCTACGTCTCCGATGGCGGGCATATCGACAATCTCGGGCTCTACCAGCTTCTCAAGCGGCGCTGCGACGTGATCGTCGTTTCGGACGCCGAAGCCGACCCCGCCATGACCTTCGCCTCCTTCGTTGATGTCGAGCGCTTCGCCCGCATCGATCTCGGCATCCGCATGGAGGTGCCGGTCGCCACCATCCGCGAGGCCGTGCTGAAGCGGCAGGCGGAATTGAAGAAGGCCGATGTACTGTCCTACAGGGCCCCGGCCCATGCCCATGCGGTGATCGGCAAGATTTCCTATCCCGCGCTCTATGAGGACAAGCGACTGCTCAAGCCGGCGAAGGAGGGCGTGCTCCTCTATATCAAGGCGTCCATGACGGGCGACGAAAGCACCTATGTGCTCGACTACGAAAAACGTTATCCGCGTTTCCCGCATGAATCGACCGGCGACCAGTTCTTTTCCGAGGAGCAGTTCGAGGCCTATCGGGCGCTCGGCTTCCACGCGACGAGCCATGGCCTGAAGGACACGGTCGGCAAGCCGCAATATGACAGCCTGCGCAACAAGCTGCAGGACATGCTGGACGACGGCGCGAAGGAACAAAACTGA
- a CDS encoding DUF1499 domain-containing protein produces the protein MAITIQYERPVSHAAHWARRLALFSCLLFVAVVLSHRFGPLTTPHFLVLAGFAAALSALAVLLASIGLVRLWHVGARGGKASFIALLLALLPLGVAAAAAYSYFYKPALYDVTTDTLSAPPWLSQPSAEQDWLPRAGVVTPRDREVQLAAYPALSGRRYEGALDRVYQGVRKVAAAYGIAITAEDGLDNILADLEDLVVDPGKAAGSAEPLGEVPIPEARPLETPILPHIGGPGDVILQGEWRSPVFGFRFDVVIRLREEAETTLVDMRAASRYGPHDLGIGAELVEGYLKALDAELLGIAGD, from the coding sequence ATGGCGATCACGATCCAGTACGAGAGGCCTGTTTCTCACGCGGCCCATTGGGCGCGACGTCTCGCGCTGTTTTCCTGCCTGCTCTTCGTCGCCGTGGTGCTGTCGCACCGCTTCGGGCCGTTGACGACGCCGCATTTCCTGGTGCTCGCCGGTTTTGCCGCCGCGCTTTCCGCGCTTGCCGTGCTGCTGGCTTCCATCGGTCTCGTGCGGCTCTGGCATGTCGGCGCGCGGGGCGGCAAGGCCTCCTTCATCGCGCTGCTGCTGGCGTTGCTGCCGCTCGGCGTCGCGGCCGCCGCCGCCTATTCCTATTTCTACAAGCCGGCGCTCTACGACGTGACGACGGATACGCTTTCCGCGCCGCCCTGGCTTTCGCAGCCCTCCGCCGAGCAGGACTGGTTGCCGCGCGCCGGCGTGGTGACGCCGCGCGACCGCGAGGTGCAGCTTGCCGCCTATCCCGCGCTATCCGGCCGGCGCTACGAAGGCGCGCTCGACCGCGTCTATCAGGGCGTGCGCAAGGTGGCGGCCGCCTATGGCATTGCGATCACCGCCGAGGACGGCCTCGACAATATCCTTGCCGATCTCGAGGACCTGGTGGTCGATCCCGGCAAGGCGGCCGGCAGCGCCGAGCCGCTCGGCGAAGTGCCGATCCCCGAGGCAAGGCCGCTGGAAACGCCCATCCTGCCGCATATCGGCGGCCCGGGCGACGTGATCCTGCAGGGCGAATGGCGCTCACCGGTCTTCGGCTTCCGCTTCGACGTGGTCATCCGCCTGCGCGAAGAGGCGGAGACGACGCTGGTCGACATGCGCGCCGCCTCCCGCTACGGGCCGCACGATCTCGGCATCGGCGCCGAGCTGGTCGAAGGCTATCTCAAGGCGCTGGACGCGGAACTGCTCGGCATTGCCGGGGACTAG
- a CDS encoding WcbI family polysaccharide biosynthesis putative acetyltransferase, giving the protein MRIGIIGNCQVETIAPVLRLLTRSLDIESHHSWNIKSNFNNQESLEEYINGFDIFLCQDFYGIDGFDSSAIWENTKAIRFPTFYFDAFHPDCVYLYNHEKQTVVRTDMSHYNSGLIAYLYVNGLTESETVNAFRANIFSAAGFLNRWHPAYTVLEQEFKACNLRLADFMPRWMRQGPFMHSCNHPTLNAIYDVCLFVLQQAGATTTNVERPGNFLQDPLLRYPVWPIYPEISSRYGFSGTYCFKGENLDGTLKNLFDLPQFVERSFHYYAENELTKIDDPMFVKWDNDGLIATIRAT; this is encoded by the coding sequence ATGCGTATTGGTATAATCGGAAACTGCCAGGTAGAGACGATAGCGCCTGTACTGAGGCTTCTTACCAGGAGTCTTGATATAGAAAGCCACCACAGCTGGAACATAAAATCGAACTTCAACAATCAAGAATCCTTGGAAGAATATATCAATGGCTTTGATATTTTCCTATGCCAAGATTTCTATGGTATAGATGGGTTCGATTCTTCTGCAATATGGGAAAATACAAAGGCAATCCGGTTTCCGACCTTCTATTTCGATGCCTTTCACCCTGATTGTGTGTATTTGTATAACCACGAAAAACAAACGGTGGTTCGCACAGATATGTCGCATTATAATTCGGGCTTGATTGCGTATCTCTATGTGAACGGTCTTACCGAGTCTGAAACCGTCAACGCTTTTCGTGCGAATATCTTTTCCGCCGCAGGCTTCCTTAATCGATGGCATCCAGCCTACACAGTGCTGGAACAGGAGTTCAAGGCGTGCAACCTGAGACTTGCCGACTTTATGCCTCGGTGGATGCGGCAAGGCCCTTTCATGCATAGCTGCAATCACCCCACTTTGAACGCGATCTACGATGTCTGTCTTTTTGTGCTACAACAAGCTGGAGCAACCACCACGAATGTGGAAAGACCAGGCAACTTCCTCCAAGATCCTTTGCTGCGTTATCCAGTGTGGCCTATTTATCCGGAGATTTCATCGCGGTACGGTTTCTCGGGAACGTATTGCTTCAAGGGTGAAAACTTAGATGGAACTTTGAAAAACTTGTTCGACCTACCACAGTTTGTCGAAAGAAGTTTCCATTACTACGCGGAAAATGAACTGACCAAAATTGATGATCCGATGTTTGTCAAATGGGACAACGACGGGCTAATCGCCACAATACGCGCTACGTGA